One Natrinema longum genomic window carries:
- a CDS encoding phosphonate ABC transporter ATP-binding protein, producing MSEISVESLTKEYGDTVALDDVSFEIPDGEFVVVLGVSGSGKSTLLRCLNGLTAPTSGTVSVDGVPITSPRDDIAMIFQSHNIIGQMSAYSNALTGSMSRNGFFDSLFRLQDRDEKLRALEALETVGLLDEAQQKARQMSGGQQQRVGIARALVQQPNVLLADEPVASLDPGSAQQVMNYLRTAAADRGLTAMVSLHQVNLARKFGQRFIGLRDGTKVFDGYRDELTIDAIDDIYGDIDTEGMVVLADDDDAHDDGPSTLEQEEAL from the coding sequence ATGAGTGAGATATCAGTCGAAAGCCTAACAAAAGAGTACGGCGACACCGTCGCCCTCGACGACGTCTCCTTCGAGATTCCCGACGGTGAATTCGTCGTCGTGCTCGGCGTCTCCGGATCGGGGAAATCGACGCTGCTGCGGTGTCTCAACGGGCTCACGGCCCCGACCAGCGGCACCGTATCGGTCGACGGCGTCCCGATCACGAGCCCGCGAGACGATATCGCGATGATCTTCCAGAGCCACAACATCATCGGACAGATGAGCGCGTACTCGAACGCGCTCACGGGGTCGATGAGCCGAAACGGGTTCTTCGATAGCCTCTTCCGGCTGCAAGACCGCGACGAGAAGCTCCGCGCGCTCGAGGCCCTCGAGACCGTCGGTCTCCTCGACGAGGCCCAGCAGAAGGCACGCCAGATGAGCGGCGGCCAGCAACAACGCGTCGGGATCGCTCGTGCGCTCGTCCAGCAGCCAAACGTCTTGCTCGCCGACGAGCCGGTCGCGAGCCTGGATCCGGGCAGTGCACAGCAAGTGATGAACTATCTCCGAACTGCCGCCGCCGATCGCGGGCTGACCGCCATGGTGAGTCTCCACCAGGTCAATCTCGCCCGGAAGTTCGGCCAGCGATTCATCGGCCTCCGGGACGGGACGAAGGTGTTCGACGGCTACCGCGACGAACTGACGATCGACGCGATCGACGACATCTACGGCGATATCGATACCGAGGGAATGGTCGTACTGGCGGACGACGACGACGCACACGACGACGGTCCGTCCACTCTCGAACAGGAGGAGGCCCTCTGA
- a CDS encoding HD domain-containing protein, with the protein MTTIKDSIHGYIEVDPTAAAIMDTAPIQRLRYVRQLGTVQLVYPSANHTRFEHSLGVYHLASRAVEQLGLGADLSERLRAAALVHDVGHGPFGHQTEPAIERHLGRHHDEIGWLLSETELGTVLVDQGLDPDAVAATVDGRGPLGELVSGALDVDRMDYLVRDAHHTGVPYGTIDHDRLVYALRIVDGTLALESGNVASAESALIARTLMNATVYRHHVSRIAGAMLDRASERVLSDGVVAPERFARLTDEELLATLADHEPTADVATRLRERRLYKRAIWARREDVPDRFRGLEYDRTRALEREIAETAGVDPTAVVVDSPAEPTSPESRARIVVDGELRRLEDRSSLVAGLDACAREIWRLGVYAPPDALEAVRDAAAAVFDVTPEIAP; encoded by the coding sequence ATGACGACGATCAAGGACAGTATCCACGGCTACATCGAGGTCGATCCGACCGCGGCGGCGATCATGGACACGGCCCCGATCCAGCGGCTCCGCTACGTTCGACAGCTGGGGACGGTTCAGCTGGTCTACCCTTCGGCGAACCACACCCGGTTCGAACACAGCCTCGGCGTCTACCATCTCGCCTCGCGAGCGGTCGAGCAACTCGGACTCGGGGCCGACCTCTCCGAGCGCCTTCGCGCCGCGGCGCTCGTCCACGACGTGGGTCACGGCCCCTTCGGTCACCAGACCGAGCCGGCGATCGAACGCCATCTCGGCCGCCACCACGACGAAATCGGGTGGCTCCTCTCGGAGACCGAACTCGGGACCGTCCTCGTGGACCAGGGGCTCGATCCCGACGCCGTCGCGGCGACCGTCGACGGTCGCGGCCCGCTGGGCGAACTCGTCTCCGGTGCCCTCGACGTCGATCGCATGGACTACCTCGTCCGGGACGCCCACCACACCGGCGTTCCCTACGGGACGATCGACCACGACCGGCTGGTCTACGCGCTCCGGATCGTCGACGGAACGCTCGCCCTCGAGTCCGGGAACGTCGCCAGCGCCGAGAGCGCGCTGATCGCCCGCACGTTGATGAACGCGACCGTCTACCGCCACCACGTCTCCCGAATCGCGGGCGCGATGCTCGATCGCGCGAGCGAGCGAGTCCTCTCCGACGGCGTCGTCGCTCCCGAGCGATTCGCCCGGCTGACCGACGAGGAACTGCTCGCGACGCTCGCCGACCACGAGCCGACGGCCGACGTCGCGACGCGGCTCCGCGAGCGTCGCCTCTACAAGCGGGCGATCTGGGCCCGCCGTGAGGACGTTCCCGACCGGTTCCGCGGGCTCGAGTACGACCGAACGCGGGCCCTCGAGCGCGAGATCGCCGAGACCGCCGGCGTCGATCCGACCGCCGTCGTCGTCGACAGCCCCGCCGAACCGACCTCGCCCGAGTCCAGGGCGCGGATCGTCGTGGATGGCGAGTTGCGACGGCTCGAGGACCGCTCGTCGTTGGTCGCGGGGCTCGACGCCTGCGCGCGAGAGATCTGGCGGCTCGGGGTCTATGCCCCGCCGGACGCGCTCGAGGCCGTCCGCGACGCGGCAGCGGCCGTGTTCGACGTGACGCCGGAGATCGCACCGTAA
- a CDS encoding inositol monophosphatase family protein → MDGSLGEIERTAIDACRAGGAFLREAYRSENTTARRFEHDVKSSADTDAERRILDVIRSRFPEHRIEAEESGVHEGTGTYEWLVDPLDGTNNFESGLPSFATAITVLAADDPVLGVVYVPLLDDLYVARDGDGVRYNGRPVRATSDAEPSTATAVSVIGHDVKRHADHRSVSASINRALEDRCKRRLESWSPTVHWGLLARGRLDGIVCYRPDREEQLLGERFAAESGLRTETGPTWFVGAANEAVFDCLVDIASERC, encoded by the coding sequence ATGGACGGCTCTCTTGGCGAGATCGAACGGACTGCGATCGACGCGTGCCGGGCGGGCGGGGCGTTCCTGCGCGAGGCATACCGCTCGGAGAACACGACGGCCCGGCGCTTCGAACACGACGTGAAATCGAGCGCCGATACGGACGCGGAGCGACGGATACTCGACGTGATCCGCTCCCGGTTTCCGGAGCATCGGATCGAGGCCGAGGAGTCGGGCGTCCACGAAGGAACCGGCACGTACGAGTGGCTCGTCGATCCGCTCGACGGGACGAACAACTTCGAGTCGGGACTTCCGTCGTTCGCGACGGCGATCACCGTCCTCGCCGCGGACGACCCCGTTCTCGGGGTCGTGTACGTCCCGTTGCTCGACGACCTGTACGTGGCACGGGACGGTGACGGCGTTCGATACAACGGCCGCCCCGTCCGGGCGACGAGCGACGCCGAGCCGTCGACGGCGACCGCCGTCTCGGTGATCGGCCACGACGTGAAACGACACGCCGACCACCGCTCGGTCTCCGCGTCGATCAACCGGGCACTCGAGGACCGCTGCAAGCGCCGCCTCGAGAGCTGGAGTCCGACGGTCCACTGGGGTCTGCTCGCTCGGGGCCGACTGGACGGGATCGTCTGCTATCGGCCGGACCGCGAGGAGCAACTCCTCGGCGAACGCTTCGCGGCGGAAAGCGGACTCCGGACGGAGACGGGGCCGACCTGGTTCGTCGGCGCTGCCAACGAGGCGGTGTTCGACTGCCTCGTGGATATCGCGTCAGAACGCTGTTAG
- a CDS encoding substrate-binding domain-containing protein: protein MTDDRSKTRRTFLRSSGAVGLAGLAAGCLGDTGSTSSSTEITMILNPAESDVDIRSQYQPLVDHIESEVDVTVSLDRASSYAATLQAIRSDRAHLADTSPSAAVAGSNVADVVGVRVAYGAAQYFSLITTMPDSGIEELSDLEGETVSMGAQLSVSGTLVPMTMLKNAGLDTGSAPDGDPVDFEAQHSDHTTAAEQLINNPDVAAATTGAFSTAANVPKEQFDEMSEDFVELSAEYENAGTADQELQLLAVSDPLPRAPIMARSNWDDPIREDVEEAILNAEDLSHDDDYEGEELWFSNVVEGSHEDYEPIQKVLDELGLEFEDIS from the coding sequence ATGACGGATGACCGAAGCAAAACGCGTCGAACTTTCCTGCGCTCGAGTGGGGCCGTCGGCCTCGCGGGGTTGGCCGCGGGGTGTCTGGGGGATACGGGGAGTACCAGTTCCAGTACCGAGATCACGATGATTCTCAACCCCGCGGAGTCGGACGTCGACATTCGATCGCAGTACCAGCCGTTGGTCGACCACATCGAATCCGAGGTCGACGTCACGGTCAGTCTCGATCGGGCGAGCAGTTACGCGGCGACGCTGCAGGCCATTCGGAGCGACCGGGCCCATCTCGCCGATACGTCACCGTCGGCCGCCGTCGCAGGTAGTAACGTCGCCGACGTCGTGGGGGTTCGCGTCGCATACGGGGCCGCACAGTACTTCTCGCTGATCACGACCATGCCGGACAGCGGCATCGAGGAACTGTCCGACCTCGAAGGGGAGACGGTTTCGATGGGGGCACAGCTCTCCGTCTCGGGGACGCTCGTGCCGATGACGATGCTCAAGAACGCCGGACTGGACACCGGGTCCGCGCCGGACGGCGATCCGGTCGACTTCGAGGCCCAGCACTCGGATCACACCACGGCAGCCGAACAGCTGATCAACAACCCCGACGTCGCGGCGGCGACGACCGGTGCGTTCTCGACGGCAGCCAACGTTCCGAAAGAACAGTTCGACGAGATGTCCGAGGACTTCGTCGAACTCTCCGCGGAGTACGAGAACGCGGGCACTGCGGACCAGGAACTGCAGTTGCTGGCGGTCTCCGATCCGCTTCCGCGGGCTCCGATCATGGCCCGCTCGAACTGGGACGATCCGATCCGCGAGGACGTCGAGGAGGCGATCCTCAACGCCGAGGACCTCAGCCACGACGACGACTACGAGGGCGAGGAGCTCTGGTTCTCCAACGTCGTCGAAGGCAGTCACGAGGACTACGAGCCCATCCAGAAGGTCCTCGACGAACTCGGACTCGAATTCGAAGACATTTCGTAA
- the phnE gene encoding phosphonate ABC transporter, permease protein PhnE, which produces MSGETSPERTDAPSGVVDRLERIRQARRARAAGAAAVVLVVGFLFVQALSAVDFFTESYQWDFFAKSLRDFFPITLYAGWIPFLDVQQYWAFISDRNLIFDPASFQALLTDPIGFLFGSSLGIFSIFGEAGVTLAIGFAGTVLGFPLALVFGVLGSERVIPFPFNFLFRSTMSGIRSIPALVWALIYIPLVGLTPLAALLAVGTDTIGNLGRLFTDELEEIEDGPIEAMQTTGASRPQVIVFGMLSQVRTSFVAWTLYILEINVRVAVSLGIIGAGGLGEILDVQQGLFQFTNAMATLLCIFLLIISVELFSQRVRSRLRSDDEPMGVRELLLGLPQRLIESLAR; this is translated from the coding sequence ATGAGCGGCGAAACGTCACCCGAACGAACGGACGCCCCGTCGGGCGTCGTCGACCGGCTCGAGCGAATCCGGCAGGCGCGCCGTGCGCGAGCGGCCGGGGCCGCGGCGGTCGTTCTCGTCGTCGGCTTTCTCTTCGTCCAGGCGCTCAGCGCGGTCGATTTCTTCACCGAGAGCTACCAGTGGGACTTCTTCGCCAAATCGCTCCGGGATTTCTTCCCGATCACGCTGTACGCTGGCTGGATCCCGTTCCTCGACGTCCAGCAGTACTGGGCGTTCATCTCCGACCGGAACCTCATCTTCGATCCGGCGAGCTTTCAGGCCCTCCTGACCGATCCGATCGGGTTCCTCTTCGGGAGCAGTCTCGGGATCTTCTCGATCTTCGGCGAGGCAGGGGTCACGCTGGCGATCGGCTTCGCCGGAACGGTCCTTGGCTTTCCGCTGGCACTGGTGTTTGGCGTGCTCGGCTCCGAGCGCGTGATCCCGTTCCCGTTTAATTTCCTGTTCCGCAGCACGATGTCTGGCATCCGGTCGATTCCGGCACTCGTGTGGGCACTGATCTACATCCCGCTGGTCGGGCTGACGCCGCTGGCAGCGCTGCTCGCCGTCGGGACGGACACGATCGGCAACCTCGGACGACTGTTCACCGACGAACTCGAGGAGATCGAGGACGGCCCGATCGAGGCGATGCAGACGACGGGTGCGAGCCGGCCACAGGTCATCGTGTTCGGGATGTTGAGCCAGGTCCGAACGTCGTTCGTCGCCTGGACGCTGTACATCCTCGAGATCAACGTTCGGGTCGCCGTCTCCCTGGGGATCATCGGAGCCGGCGGGCTCGGGGAGATCCTCGACGTTCAGCAGGGGCTGTTCCAGTTCACCAACGCGATGGCGACGCTGCTGTGTATCTTCCTGTTGATCATCTCCGTCGAACTGTTCAGTCAGCGGGTCCGTTCCCGCCTTCGCTCCGACGACGAGCCCATGGGGGTACGCGAGCTGCTCCTCGGACTCCCACAGCGGCTGATCGAGTCGCTCGCTCGGTGA
- a CDS encoding MazG-like family protein: MTDQQTVAEFVDTHDLETPPAYRLLDLVSEVGELAKDANTSTGYGDAPADLEIASDELGDALFALLALADSLETDATAALAESLEKYETRMNDAETPGSGE, from the coding sequence ATGACCGACCAGCAGACCGTCGCCGAATTCGTCGACACGCACGACCTCGAGACGCCCCCCGCCTACCGGCTGCTCGATCTCGTCTCGGAGGTCGGCGAACTCGCGAAGGACGCGAACACCTCGACCGGCTACGGCGACGCGCCGGCCGACCTCGAGATCGCATCGGACGAACTCGGGGACGCGCTGTTCGCACTCCTAGCGCTGGCCGATTCCCTCGAGACCGACGCCACCGCGGCGCTCGCGGAGTCACTCGAGAAGTACGAAACGCGCATGAACGACGCCGAAACGCCCGGATCCGGGGAGTAA
- a CDS encoding AAA family ATPase yields the protein MDRPRLIVYCGLPGVGKSLASGYTAEQLPAHRYRSDRIRKQLFPEPNYTDAETAETYETLLERARADLEAGTNVVLDATFRSRPRRDDAAAIAETTAAESLFVHVTCEEAVVEERLESRSGTVSDADYEQYLHLREAFDPLEREHVVLDNSGSIEETYRQLERDVL from the coding sequence ATGGACCGTCCGAGGCTGATCGTCTACTGTGGACTCCCTGGGGTCGGAAAGTCGCTCGCCTCCGGCTACACCGCGGAGCAACTCCCCGCCCACCGCTATCGGAGCGACCGGATCCGCAAGCAACTGTTTCCCGAGCCCAACTACACCGACGCGGAGACGGCGGAGACCTACGAGACGCTGCTCGAGCGTGCGCGGGCCGATCTCGAGGCGGGGACGAACGTCGTTCTCGACGCGACGTTTCGCTCGCGCCCCCGGCGCGACGATGCGGCCGCCATCGCGGAGACGACGGCCGCCGAGTCGCTGTTCGTCCACGTGACGTGCGAGGAGGCGGTCGTCGAGGAGCGACTCGAGAGCCGATCGGGGACCGTCAGCGACGCCGATTACGAACAGTACCTGCACCTTCGGGAGGCGTTCGACCCGCTCGAGCGCGAGCACGTCGTCCTCGACAACTCGGGATCGATCGAGGAGACCTACCGCCAACTCGAGCGCGACGTGTTGTGA